The following coding sequences are from one Lolium rigidum isolate FL_2022 chromosome 6, APGP_CSIRO_Lrig_0.1, whole genome shotgun sequence window:
- the LOC124666306 gene encoding myb-related protein Hv33-like, with amino-acid sequence MGRQAGTGGGQQKLRKGLWSPEEDEKLYNHIIRYGVGCWSSVPKLAGLQRCGKSCRLRWINYLRPDLKRGSFSQQEEDAIIGLHEILGNRWSQIASHLPGRTDNEIKNFWNSCLKKKLRQRGIDPSTHKPLSGAAGAELHQASSKDQKPQAAAADGFALKLQQVFDPFPAADAFGGGFVGLYDEHLGGKVDAAGFVDYSSVLDVSENLGYGESSSNSSNWNCQPEASNALEPGEALQWASESKVEPFIGSYDDAAGEEGALEHKFELPGQQEAHFDFNLEYF; translated from the exons ATGGGACGGCAAGCGGGCACCGGCGGCGGCCAGCAGAAGCTGCGCAAGGGGCTGTGGTCTCCCGAGGAGGACGAGAAGCTCTACAATCACATCATCCGCTACGGGGTCGGGTGCTGGAGCTCTGTGCCCAAACTCGCCG GTCTGCAGAGGTGCGGCAAGAGCTGCCGGCTGCGGTGGATCAACTACCTGCGCCCCGACCTGAAGCGGGGAAGCTTCTCGCAGCAGGAGGAGGACGCCATCATCGGCCTGCATGAGATCCTAGGGAACAG GTGGTCGCAGATTGCATCTCACTTGCCGGGCCGGACGGACAATGAGATCAAGAACTTCTGGAACAGCTGCCTCAAGAAGAAGCTGCGGCAGCGCGGCATCGACCCGAGCACCCACAAACCCCTCTCCGGCGCGGCTGGGGCGGAGCTGCACCAGGCGTCGTCGAAAGACCAGAAGccacaggccgccgccgccgacggcttCGCCCTGAAGCTGCAGCAGGTGTTCGACCCGTTCCCGGCGGCCGACGCCTTTGGCGGCGGCTTCGTGGGGCTGTACGACGAGCACCTCGGCGGCAAGGTCGACGCGGCCGGGTTCGTGGACTACAGCAGCGTGCTTGACGTGTCGGAGAACCTGGGCTACGGCGAGAGCTCCAGCAACAGCAGCAACTGGAACTGCCAGCCGGAGGCGAGCAATGCGCTGGAGCCGGGCGAGGCGCTGCAGTGGGCCTCCGAGAGCAAGGTGGAGCCTTTCATCGGCAGCTACGACGACGCCGCCGGCGAGGAGGGCGCGCTGGAGCACAAGTTCGAGCTGCCCGGCCAGCAAGAGGCGCATTTTGACTTCAACCTCGAGTACTTTTGA